Proteins found in one Corynebacterium freneyi genomic segment:
- a CDS encoding cytochrome ubiquinol oxidase subunit I has product MDVVDVSRWQFGITTVYHFIFVPLTIGLAPMVALMQTMWQVTGKAHWYRATRFFGTVFLINFAMGVATGIVQEFQFGMNWSEYSRMVGDVFGGPLALEGLIAFFLESTFLGLWIFGWGRIPGWLHTASIWLVAIAVNLSAYFIIVANSFMQHPVGAVYNPETGRAELTDFVALLTNPTALAAFPHAVAGSFLTAGTFVLGVTGWWMVKAARLERAAAAEGRELDDAQRHDAHRPAHRLGWWTVVLSSIAVAWTGDIQAKLMFVQQPMKMASAESLCVTETDPRFSVLSIGTHNNCESVVHVLDLPWVLPFLAEGKFSGVTLEGVLDLQQRYEMMFGPGNYQPNLFVTYWSFRAMIGLMVGSLAIAFFSWLFTRGGRLPQGKWATWFAWGSLAAIPFPFLANSAGWVFTEMGRQPWVVHPNPESFGDPRTELIRMTVDMGVSDHATWTVVVTLVGFTLIYAILAVVWFMLIRRVVVSGPPVESGPSVDGGEGPAAIVGAGAPVRFAADAATEPDAATTTTTEKDA; this is encoded by the coding sequence ATGGACGTCGTGGACGTGTCACGGTGGCAATTCGGCATCACCACCGTCTACCACTTCATATTCGTGCCGCTGACCATCGGTTTGGCGCCGATGGTCGCGTTGATGCAGACGATGTGGCAGGTGACGGGGAAGGCCCACTGGTACCGGGCGACGCGGTTCTTCGGCACCGTCTTCCTGATCAACTTCGCCATGGGCGTCGCCACGGGCATCGTGCAGGAGTTCCAGTTCGGCATGAACTGGTCGGAGTACTCGCGGATGGTCGGCGACGTCTTCGGCGGGCCGCTGGCGCTGGAGGGACTGATCGCGTTCTTCCTGGAGTCGACGTTCCTGGGCTTGTGGATCTTCGGTTGGGGGCGCATCCCCGGCTGGCTGCACACCGCATCGATTTGGCTGGTCGCGATCGCCGTGAACCTGTCGGCGTATTTCATCATCGTGGCCAATTCGTTCATGCAGCACCCCGTGGGTGCGGTGTACAACCCGGAGACGGGCCGCGCGGAGCTCACCGACTTCGTCGCGCTGCTGACCAACCCGACCGCGCTGGCGGCGTTCCCGCATGCGGTGGCCGGTTCCTTCCTCACGGCCGGCACGTTCGTGCTGGGCGTGACGGGTTGGTGGATGGTCAAGGCCGCGCGACTGGAGCGGGCCGCGGCGGCGGAGGGTCGGGAGCTTGACGACGCACAGCGCCACGACGCGCACCGTCCCGCCCACCGTTTGGGGTGGTGGACCGTGGTGTTGTCCTCCATCGCCGTGGCATGGACGGGTGACATCCAGGCCAAGCTGATGTTCGTGCAGCAGCCGATGAAGATGGCGTCGGCCGAGTCGCTGTGCGTGACCGAAACCGATCCGCGCTTCTCCGTTCTGTCGATCGGCACGCACAACAATTGCGAGTCCGTCGTCCACGTGCTGGATCTGCCGTGGGTGCTGCCCTTCCTGGCGGAGGGCAAGTTCAGCGGGGTCACGCTGGAGGGCGTGCTCGACCTGCAGCAGCGCTACGAGATGATGTTCGGCCCCGGCAATTACCAGCCGAACCTGTTCGTCACGTACTGGTCCTTCCGCGCGATGATCGGCCTCATGGTCGGCTCGCTGGCGATCGCGTTTTTCAGCTGGCTGTTCACCCGCGGCGGCCGTCTGCCGCAGGGCAAGTGGGCGACGTGGTTCGCGTGGGGTTCGTTGGCGGCGATTCCGTTCCCGTTCCTGGCCAACTCCGCCGGATGGGTGTTCACCGAGATGGGCCGTCAACCGTGGGTGGTCCACCCGAACCCGGAGTCCTTCGGTGACCCCAGGACGGAGCTGATCCGGATGACCGTCGACATGGGCGTGTCGGATCATGCGACGTGGACGGTCGTGGTCACGCTGGTCGGGTTCACGCTCATCTACGCGATCCTCGCGGTGGTGTGGTTCATGCTCATTCGGCGGGTGGTGGTCAGCGGCCCGCCGGTCGAGTCCGGCCCATCCGTCGACGGCGGGGAGGGGCCGGCGGCCATCGTCGGAGCCGGCGCCCCCGTCCGCTTCGCCGCCGACGCCGCGACCGAACCCGACGCCGCCACCACGACCACCACCGAAAAGGACGCGTGA
- the phoU gene encoding phosphate signaling complex protein PhoU, translating to MRTVYREQMDNLAHGLIVMCDHVHGMHRAAAKALFDADLEAAESVLTSLDKLDEFRIAAEDRAFELLAREAPVARDLRQVVSGIYIVEDMARMGALSVHIANTARRRHPGKALPEQVEGYFREMASVADTITHDTRQVLIDYDVASALQVSDDDDAIDDIHSHLFTLTTADDWPHTSAETVDVTLLSRYFERYADHAVAVAARIVYLATGYKQEDYLRELDSEERRAAISKRLSDMARHFHS from the coding sequence ATGCGCACCGTTTACCGCGAACAGATGGACAACCTCGCCCACGGCCTGATCGTGATGTGCGACCACGTCCATGGAATGCACCGCGCCGCCGCCAAGGCGCTTTTCGACGCCGACCTCGAGGCCGCCGAGTCGGTCCTCACTTCCCTCGACAAGCTCGACGAATTCCGCATCGCCGCAGAGGACCGGGCTTTCGAGCTGCTCGCCCGCGAAGCTCCCGTGGCGCGCGACCTGCGCCAGGTGGTCTCCGGCATCTACATCGTCGAGGACATGGCCCGCATGGGCGCCCTGTCCGTGCACATCGCCAACACCGCCCGCCGTCGCCACCCCGGGAAGGCCCTGCCCGAGCAGGTCGAGGGCTACTTCCGCGAGATGGCCTCCGTCGCCGACACGATCACCCACGACACCCGTCAGGTCCTCATCGACTACGACGTCGCCAGCGCCCTGCAGGTCAGCGACGACGATGACGCCATCGACGACATCCACAGCCACCTGTTCACCCTCACCACCGCCGACGACTGGCCGCACACGTCGGCCGAGACCGTCGACGTGACCCTGCTGAGCCGCTACTTCGAGCGTTACGCCGACCACGCCGTGGCCGTCGCCGCCCGCATCGTCTACCTGGCCACCGGCTACAAGCAGGAGGACTACCTGCGCGAGTTGGACTCCGAGGAGCGTCGCGCCGCGATCTCCAAGCGCTTGAGCGACATGGCTCGCCACTTCCACTCCTGA
- the pstA gene encoding phosphate ABC transporter permease PstA produces the protein MAIDNQAVIDQDPAAKVSTSDSAFTPIKNSRKVGDKFATVIIYASMALALIPLGWVLYEVITRGFPMITSASWWTTSQLGVTVGSESGGVAHAIIGTLVQALVTSIITVPFGIFVAIYLVEYAGNSRLGKITTFMVDILSGVPSIVASLFIYSMWVVMFGMSRSGFAVSLALVLLMLPIVVRNTEEMLRVVPNDLREASYALGVPKWKTIAKIVLPTALSGIVTGIMLSIARVMGESAPMLILVATSRIITWNPFGQSQSSLPLFMLDMYKAGNTGAAFDKMWGAALTLVLIIAVINVIARVISAKFSVKQ, from the coding sequence ATGGCAATCGACAATCAGGCCGTCATCGATCAGGACCCGGCCGCCAAGGTCTCGACCTCCGATTCGGCGTTCACCCCGATCAAGAACTCGCGCAAGGTCGGCGACAAGTTCGCCACCGTCATCATCTACGCCTCCATGGCGTTGGCGCTCATCCCGCTGGGCTGGGTCCTCTACGAGGTCATCACCCGCGGTTTCCCCATGATCACGTCCGCCTCGTGGTGGACCACCTCGCAGCTCGGCGTCACCGTCGGCTCCGAGTCGGGCGGCGTCGCCCACGCCATCATCGGCACCCTCGTGCAGGCGCTGGTCACCTCCATCATCACGGTGCCGTTCGGCATCTTCGTGGCCATCTACCTGGTCGAGTACGCGGGCAACTCCCGCCTGGGCAAGATCACGACCTTCATGGTCGACATCCTCTCCGGCGTGCCGTCCATCGTCGCGTCGCTGTTCATCTACTCGATGTGGGTCGTCATGTTCGGCATGTCGCGCTCGGGCTTCGCGGTGTCGCTGGCCCTGGTGCTTCTGATGCTGCCGATCGTCGTCCGCAACACCGAGGAAATGCTGCGCGTCGTGCCCAACGACCTGCGCGAGGCGTCGTACGCCCTGGGCGTGCCCAAGTGGAAGACGATCGCCAAGATCGTCCTGCCGACCGCCCTGTCCGGCATCGTCACCGGCATCATGCTGTCCATCGCCCGCGTCATGGGCGAGTCGGCCCCGATGCTGATCCTGGTCGCGACGTCGCGAATCATCACCTGGAACCCGTTCGGTCAGTCGCAGTCCTCGCTGCCGCTGTTCATGCTCGACATGTACAAGGCCGGCAACACGGGCGCCGCGTTCGACAAGATGTGGGGCGCCGCCCTGACGCTGGTGCTCATCATCGCAGTCATCAACGTCATCGCCCGCGTCATCTCCGCCAAGTTCTCCGTCAAGCAGTAG
- a CDS encoding ABC transporter ATP-binding protein/permease translates to MTSRGPVDPRLARLSAPARRWIVAAALLAALRVVGVLAFGVLVGTIAAGIITGERTIADSSGLLAALVGVAVARAAVAWAEARFGRRAGAEVVADLRARTLARLAVADPRHVDRAKWRTLLGEGIEGVGPYVAGYLPALASTVIATPAALAAVWWLDAGSALIAAVTLPLIPVFMWLVGTLTAGRTARRLRDLGLLSDQMLDLVAGLPTLRAFGRHRAPADEIRRLSEAHRASTMSVLRIAFLSGFVLEFLATLSVALVAVGIGFRLLDGGMTLAAGLTVLIIVPEVYGPVREVGVRFHDAQDGLAAIDDVFSLDDGPSPTPAVAKQDDAGEHRPDAGIRVIFDHLTASGRDGDRPGDLCGTAEPGAITVLAGDNGSGKSTALLALLGIVAEGVTGSATAVGPNGALTGDDLWARTSYVPQRPVLDAALVGDAAGLSLGEKQRVAVAAELMRDRELIILDEPTAHLDEDNAAEMMSLLRERAAAGATVLVASHDPLVLAAADVVVEVAR, encoded by the coding sequence ATGACCAGCCGGGGCCCGGTCGATCCCCGGCTGGCCCGGCTGTCCGCCCCGGCCCGGAGGTGGATCGTCGCGGCCGCGCTGCTGGCGGCGCTGCGGGTCGTCGGCGTCCTGGCCTTCGGAGTCCTCGTGGGCACCATCGCGGCCGGGATCATCACCGGGGAGCGGACGATCGCCGATAGTTCCGGGCTGCTCGCCGCGCTGGTCGGCGTGGCCGTGGCCCGCGCGGCGGTGGCGTGGGCGGAGGCGCGTTTCGGGCGTCGCGCGGGGGCGGAGGTCGTCGCGGATCTGCGTGCCCGCACCCTGGCCCGCCTGGCCGTCGCCGATCCCCGCCATGTGGATCGCGCGAAGTGGCGGACGCTGCTCGGCGAGGGCATCGAGGGCGTCGGCCCCTACGTGGCGGGGTATCTTCCGGCGCTGGCGTCGACGGTGATCGCCACGCCCGCGGCGTTGGCTGCGGTGTGGTGGCTCGATGCGGGGTCGGCGCTCATCGCGGCGGTGACGCTTCCGCTCATTCCGGTCTTCATGTGGTTGGTCGGCACCCTCACCGCCGGTCGGACGGCCCGTCGTCTGCGTGACCTGGGCCTGTTGTCGGATCAGATGCTCGATCTCGTGGCGGGTCTGCCGACGCTGCGCGCCTTCGGCCGCCACCGCGCGCCCGCCGACGAGATCCGCCGTCTGTCGGAGGCGCACCGGGCGTCGACGATGTCGGTGCTGCGCATCGCGTTCCTGTCGGGTTTCGTCCTCGAGTTCCTGGCCACGCTGTCGGTGGCGTTGGTGGCCGTCGGCATCGGTTTCCGCCTGCTCGACGGCGGCATGACGTTGGCGGCGGGGCTGACGGTGCTCATCATCGTCCCGGAGGTCTACGGCCCCGTCCGCGAGGTCGGCGTCCGCTTCCACGACGCCCAGGACGGGTTGGCCGCCATCGACGACGTCTTTTCGCTTGACGACGGCCCCTCCCCCACGCCGGCCGTCGCAAAGCAGGATGACGCCGGGGAGCATCGCCCGGACGCGGGCATCCGGGTGATCTTCGACCACCTCACCGCCTCGGGGCGCGACGGCGACCGACCCGGCGACCTGTGCGGGACCGCGGAGCCCGGCGCGATCACCGTGCTGGCCGGCGACAACGGTTCGGGCAAGTCGACGGCGCTGCTGGCGCTGCTGGGCATCGTCGCCGAGGGAGTGACCGGGTCCGCGACGGCCGTGGGCCCGAATGGTGCGCTGACCGGCGACGATCTGTGGGCGCGCACCTCCTACGTGCCGCAGCGGCCGGTGCTCGACGCGGCGTTGGTCGGCGATGCGGCAGGTTTATCCCTCGGCGAGAAGCAGCGCGTCGCCGTCGCCGCGGAACTGATGCGCGACCGCGAGCTGATCATCCTCGACGAGCCGACCGCACACCTCGACGAGGACAACGCCGCCGAGATGATGTCCCTGCTGCGAGAGCGGGCCGCGGCGGGCGCGACGGTGCTGGTGGCGTCCCATGATCCGCTGGTGCTGGCGGCCGCGGACGTCGTCGTGGAGGTGGCCCGATGA
- the cydC gene encoding thiol reductant ABC exporter subunit CydC, translating to MSLSADLRALRSARPLTGLRWRELVAPVVAGSVTLISALALTIVSAWLITKAWQQPSVMDLTVAVTAVRALGISRAVFRYVDRVVSHDLALRCAARTRVSAYRALADDPSSRVLRLGRGALLTRLGDDVDLVSDVVVRALVPAGLAVTTSAAAVGFTALLSPAAAAVLAIGLIIAGTCAPWAAARAARIAAAERAAAMENHVAAVDRVLVDSPALRVRGEIDGALADADRAARRLAHAEESAAPADAAGNAISVLSSALTVIAVLVVAGMAAPDHSPQWMGVLALLPLAAFESVAALPGAAVAVTGAAGAARRLAELTDAGGSGEPGEPGATQASSRETSPNTAPEAPRVHARNLVYGHDRDVGRRDLDLPFGARATIVEPSGSGKTTLLMTLAGLLPARGGEWSADGALFVAEDGHVFATTVRDNLAVGAPHATDDMMNATLRAVGLGDWVAGLPDGLGTVLAAGADDMSGGQRRRLLLARALLTDAPILLLDEPFEHLDDAGAAELRAILDSPVLPGARPERTIIVVEHPRTGGRG from the coding sequence ATGAGCCTTTCCGCCGACCTGCGCGCCCTGCGCTCCGCCCGTCCGCTGACCGGGCTGCGGTGGCGCGAACTCGTCGCCCCCGTCGTCGCCGGTTCCGTGACGTTGATCTCGGCGTTGGCGCTGACCATCGTGTCGGCGTGGCTGATCACGAAGGCGTGGCAGCAGCCGAGCGTCATGGACCTCACCGTCGCCGTGACCGCCGTCCGCGCGCTGGGCATTTCGAGGGCCGTGTTCCGGTACGTCGACCGGGTCGTCTCGCATGATCTGGCCCTGAGGTGCGCCGCACGGACCCGCGTGTCGGCGTATCGGGCGCTTGCCGACGACCCGTCGTCGCGCGTCCTGCGCCTGGGTCGCGGCGCCCTGCTCACCAGGCTCGGAGACGACGTCGACCTCGTGTCCGACGTGGTGGTGCGCGCGCTCGTGCCGGCGGGCCTGGCGGTGACGACGTCGGCGGCGGCCGTCGGGTTCACGGCGCTGCTGTCCCCCGCCGCCGCGGCCGTGCTGGCGATCGGGCTGATCATCGCGGGCACCTGCGCACCGTGGGCGGCGGCGCGCGCGGCCCGGATTGCCGCAGCCGAGCGGGCCGCGGCGATGGAGAACCACGTCGCCGCCGTCGACCGGGTGCTCGTCGACTCCCCCGCCCTGCGCGTGCGCGGCGAGATCGACGGCGCCCTGGCCGACGCCGACCGCGCCGCCCGCCGGCTCGCCCACGCCGAAGAATCCGCCGCACCCGCCGACGCCGCGGGAAACGCGATCTCCGTCCTGTCCTCCGCCCTGACGGTCATCGCAGTGCTCGTCGTCGCGGGCATGGCGGCACCCGATCATTCTCCCCAGTGGATGGGCGTGCTCGCGCTGCTGCCCCTGGCCGCCTTCGAATCCGTCGCCGCCCTGCCCGGCGCGGCCGTCGCCGTGACCGGAGCCGCCGGTGCGGCGAGGAGGCTCGCCGAATTGACCGACGCGGGCGGCTCTGGCGAACCCGGCGAACCGGGCGCCACGCAGGCGTCGTCACGCGAAACGTCCCCGAACACGGCCCCGGAGGCACCCCGCGTGCACGCGCGGAACCTCGTCTACGGCCACGACCGCGACGTGGGCAGGCGCGATCTGGACCTGCCCTTCGGGGCGAGGGCAACCATCGTCGAACCATCCGGGTCCGGCAAGACGACGCTGCTGATGACGCTCGCCGGCCTGCTGCCCGCCCGCGGCGGGGAATGGTCGGCAGACGGTGCGCTGTTCGTCGCCGAAGACGGACACGTGTTCGCCACCACCGTCCGCGATAACCTGGCGGTCGGCGCACCGCACGCCACCGACGACATGATGAACGCCACCCTGCGCGCCGTCGGCCTCGGCGACTGGGTGGCGGGACTGCCCGACGGCCTGGGCACCGTGCTCGCCGCCGGCGCCGACGACATGTCCGGCGGCCAGCGGCGCCGCCTGCTCCTGGCCCGCGCCCTGCTCACCGACGCGCCGATCCTGCTTCTCGACGAACCCTTCGAACACCTCGACGACGCCGGAGCCGCGGAACTGCGCGCGATCCTCGACTCGCCCGTCCTGCCCGGCGCGCGCCCCGAGCGGACCATCATCGTCGTGGAGCACCCCCGCACGGGCGGTCGGGGCTGA
- a CDS encoding acetyl-CoA hydrolase/transferase family protein → MYEHLDLAPEALLEHIRPGMKILVPVAGCEPPTLLDMLDAHADQLEDVHVYQMCTESLRPYQMGEYPGKLTHHEFFLGGGSRKGHSNGTAELYPVNFSMIPELVRDHIKPDILIASVSEPDEHGYMSIGLGADYSVQFIGNLPIFGEINAKVPHSFGQNQIHARQMVGATRSDAPVLEVPPLLPAEGSAEHRIAELIAPEIEDRDCLQLGIGKLPNAILAMLKDREDLGVHTELMSDGVMDLVECGAVTGRFKRSHPRQCVATFIMGTRKLYDWVDRNPVVYLDAVDRTNDPFLIGQEPNMVSVNATTEVDLLGQAASETIAGRFYSGAGGQLDFAIGARRSEGGRGYIVCPSVTRDGASRIKVELGTNSPVTTHKNYIDNVVTEHGIARLRGTDYSTRARRLIEVAHPDHREDLYRRARELNIISRLAE, encoded by the coding sequence GTGTACGAGCATCTTGATCTGGCGCCGGAGGCATTGCTGGAGCACATTCGGCCGGGCATGAAAATCCTCGTTCCCGTGGCGGGCTGCGAGCCGCCGACGCTGCTGGACATGCTCGACGCGCACGCCGACCAACTCGAGGACGTGCACGTCTACCAGATGTGCACCGAATCCCTGCGGCCGTATCAAATGGGGGAGTACCCCGGAAAGCTCACTCATCACGAGTTCTTCCTCGGCGGCGGATCGCGCAAGGGGCATTCCAACGGCACCGCGGAGTTGTATCCGGTCAACTTCTCCATGATTCCCGAGCTGGTGCGCGACCACATCAAGCCGGACATCCTCATCGCCTCGGTGTCCGAGCCGGACGAGCACGGGTACATGTCCATCGGGCTCGGCGCGGATTATTCGGTGCAGTTCATCGGAAACCTGCCGATCTTCGGCGAGATCAACGCGAAGGTGCCCCACTCCTTCGGCCAGAACCAGATCCATGCCCGCCAGATGGTCGGTGCCACGCGGTCCGATGCGCCGGTGCTCGAGGTGCCGCCGCTGCTGCCGGCGGAGGGGTCGGCCGAGCATCGGATCGCCGAGCTCATCGCGCCGGAGATCGAGGATCGCGATTGCCTGCAGTTGGGCATCGGCAAGCTGCCCAACGCGATCCTGGCCATGCTGAAGGACCGCGAGGATTTGGGCGTGCACACCGAGCTGATGTCCGACGGGGTCATGGACCTGGTCGAATGCGGTGCGGTGACGGGCCGGTTCAAGAGGTCGCACCCGCGCCAGTGCGTGGCGACGTTCATCATGGGAACCCGCAAGCTCTACGACTGGGTCGACCGCAATCCCGTCGTGTACCTCGACGCGGTCGACAGGACCAACGATCCGTTCCTCATCGGGCAGGAGCCCAACATGGTCAGCGTCAACGCCACCACGGAGGTCGACCTGCTCGGGCAGGCGGCGTCCGAGACCATCGCGGGGCGCTTCTATTCCGGTGCCGGCGGGCAGCTTGACTTCGCCATCGGCGCCCGTCGCTCGGAGGGGGGTCGCGGCTACATCGTGTGCCCGTCGGTCACCCGCGACGGTGCGAGCCGGATCAAGGTGGAGCTCGGTACGAATTCCCCGGTGACCACGCACAAGAATTACATCGACAACGTGGTCACGGAGCACGGCATCGCCCGGCTGCGCGGCACCGACTATTCGACGCGCGCACGCCGACTCATCGAGGTCGCCCACCCGGACCATCGCGAGGACCTGTATCGCCGGGCCCGCGAGCTGAACATCATCTCCCGGCTCGCGGAGTAG
- the pstB gene encoding phosphate ABC transporter ATP-binding protein PstB has product MAKRLDLNNVDIYYGDFHAVKDVNLHVPPRSVTAFIGPSGCGKSTVLRSLNRMHEVIPGAYVTGEVLLDGENIYGPKIDPVSVRNTIGMVFQRPNPFPTMSIEDNVVAGLKLSGEKNKKKLREVAEKSLRSANLWDEVKDRLDKPGGGLSGGQQQRLCIARAIAVEPEVLLMDEPCSALDPISTLAIEDLIHELKEDFTIVIVTHNMQQAARVSDQTAFFSLEATGKPGQLVEVGATKKIFENPDKKETEDYISGRFG; this is encoded by the coding sequence ATGGCCAAGCGCCTCGATCTCAACAACGTCGACATCTACTACGGCGACTTCCACGCCGTGAAGGACGTCAACCTCCACGTCCCGCCGCGTTCCGTGACCGCCTTCATCGGCCCGTCCGGTTGCGGCAAGTCCACCGTGCTGCGTTCGCTCAACCGCATGCACGAGGTGATCCCCGGTGCGTACGTCACCGGTGAGGTTCTGCTGGACGGCGAGAACATCTACGGTCCGAAGATCGACCCGGTGTCGGTCCGCAACACCATCGGCATGGTGTTCCAGCGCCCCAACCCGTTCCCGACCATGTCCATCGAGGACAACGTCGTCGCCGGCCTGAAGCTGTCCGGCGAGAAGAACAAGAAGAAGCTCCGCGAGGTCGCCGAGAAGTCCCTGCGTTCGGCGAACCTCTGGGACGAGGTCAAGGACCGTCTGGACAAGCCGGGCGGCGGCCTCTCCGGTGGTCAGCAGCAGCGTCTGTGCATCGCCCGCGCCATCGCGGTCGAGCCGGAGGTTCTGCTCATGGACGAGCCCTGCTCGGCCCTGGACCCGATCTCCACCCTGGCGATCGAGGACCTGATCCACGAGCTGAAGGAAGACTTCACCATCGTCATCGTGACGCACAACATGCAGCAGGCCGCCCGCGTGTCCGACCAGACCGCGTTCTTCTCGCTCGAGGCGACCGGCAAGCCCGGCCAGCTCGTCGAGGTCGGCGCGACGAAGAAGATCTTCGAGAACCCGGACAAGAAGGAGACCGAGGACTACATCTCCGGTCGCTTTGGCTAA
- the dusB gene encoding tRNA dihydrouridine synthase DusB, translating into MAGVTNVAFRTLCREQERERMGTVAGLYVCEMVTARALVERNDKTMHMTTFADDEDPRSLQLYTTDPEWTYRAAKMIVDENLADHIDMNFGCPVPKVTRRGGGSALPYKRRLFGNIVDAAVRATEGTDIPVTVKFRVGIDDDHHTHLDAGRIAADNGAVAVALHARTAAQRYSGTADWSQIARLKEHMVDSGHDTVPVLGNGDIFAAGDARRMMDDTGCDGVVVGRGCLGRPWLFAQLSAELRGLPVPPAPTFAEVAGILRRHAELLVEHEGERKGCRDLRKHIGWYLRGYPAGSEVRTALTRVTTLAELDEVLAPLYDGPHAGALPDDADGARGRQGSPGKVILPEGWLDDPEDETVPDGADLMHSGG; encoded by the coding sequence ATGGCGGGCGTGACCAACGTGGCGTTCCGTACGCTGTGCCGCGAGCAGGAACGCGAGCGCATGGGCACCGTCGCCGGTCTCTACGTCTGCGAGATGGTCACCGCCCGCGCGCTGGTCGAACGCAACGACAAGACCATGCACATGACCACCTTCGCCGACGACGAGGACCCGCGGAGCCTGCAGCTCTACACCACCGACCCGGAGTGGACGTACCGGGCGGCGAAGATGATCGTCGACGAAAACCTCGCCGACCACATCGACATGAACTTCGGCTGCCCCGTGCCCAAGGTCACCCGCCGCGGCGGCGGTTCCGCCCTGCCGTACAAGCGCCGCCTTTTCGGCAACATCGTCGACGCCGCCGTCCGCGCCACCGAAGGCACCGACATCCCCGTCACCGTGAAGTTCCGCGTCGGCATCGACGACGACCACCACACGCACCTCGACGCCGGCCGCATCGCCGCCGACAACGGCGCCGTCGCCGTCGCCCTGCACGCGCGCACCGCCGCCCAGCGCTACTCGGGAACGGCCGACTGGTCGCAGATCGCCCGCCTGAAGGAGCACATGGTCGACTCCGGTCACGACACCGTGCCCGTTCTGGGCAACGGCGACATCTTCGCCGCCGGCGACGCCCGCCGCATGATGGACGACACCGGCTGCGACGGGGTCGTCGTCGGCCGCGGCTGCCTGGGCCGGCCGTGGCTGTTCGCGCAATTGTCCGCCGAGCTGCGCGGCCTGCCCGTCCCGCCTGCCCCGACCTTCGCCGAGGTCGCCGGCATCCTCCGCCGCCACGCCGAACTCCTCGTCGAGCACGAGGGCGAGCGCAAGGGCTGCCGCGATCTGCGCAAGCACATCGGCTGGTACCTCCGCGGCTACCCCGCCGGTTCGGAGGTCCGCACCGCCCTGACGCGGGTGACCACCCTCGCCGAACTCGACGAAGTTCTCGCGCCGCTTTACGACGGCCCCCACGCCGGTGCCCTCCCCGACGACGCCGACGGTGCCCGCGGGCGCCAGGGATCGCCCGGAAAGGTCATTCTCCCGGAGGGTTGGCTCGACGACCCGGAGGATGAAACCGTGCCCGACGGCGCGGATTTGATGCATTCCGGCGGTTAG
- the cydB gene encoding cytochrome d ubiquinol oxidase subunit II, producing MDLPVLWFILVAFLFAGYFLLEGFDFGVGILLPILGRDEARRNAMLRTIGPVWDGNEVWLITAGGALFAAFPEWYATMFSGFYLPLFLILLALIVRIVGLEWRKKIDDPTWRRRCDAAIIVGSWLPPVLWGVAVANLVRGVPLDADHGMSSGLDVLVGLLNPYALLGGAALTAVFILHGLTFLRLKTAGRLREEAHGVLVPVAGAAVVLGAAFVLWTQIAHGKPWTWAVTVLALVGVLGGVAMVLRDRDGIAFTATSVAVVAVTVLIFGSMYPWLMPTTLADGAGLDVWNAASNPYTLKIMTWAALFITPLVIAYQAWTYWVFRKRITAEPVAAEPVTA from the coding sequence CTGGATCTGCCGGTTTTGTGGTTCATCCTGGTGGCGTTCCTGTTCGCCGGGTATTTCCTGCTGGAGGGCTTCGACTTCGGCGTCGGCATCCTGTTGCCGATCCTCGGGCGCGACGAGGCCCGCCGAAACGCGATGCTGCGCACCATCGGCCCGGTGTGGGACGGCAACGAGGTGTGGTTGATCACCGCAGGCGGCGCCCTGTTCGCGGCGTTTCCGGAGTGGTACGCAACCATGTTCTCCGGTTTCTATCTGCCGCTGTTCCTGATCCTGCTGGCGCTCATCGTCCGCATCGTGGGCCTGGAGTGGCGGAAGAAGATCGACGATCCGACGTGGCGCCGTCGTTGCGACGCCGCGATCATCGTCGGTTCGTGGTTGCCGCCGGTGCTGTGGGGCGTGGCCGTGGCCAACCTGGTCCGCGGCGTTCCGCTCGACGCCGATCACGGCATGTCCAGCGGCCTCGACGTCCTGGTCGGCCTGCTCAACCCGTATGCGCTGCTCGGCGGCGCGGCGCTGACGGCGGTGTTCATCCTCCACGGGCTGACGTTCCTGCGGCTGAAGACCGCCGGCCGGCTGCGCGAGGAGGCCCACGGCGTGCTCGTGCCCGTCGCCGGTGCGGCGGTCGTGCTCGGCGCGGCCTTCGTCCTGTGGACGCAGATCGCCCACGGCAAGCCGTGGACCTGGGCCGTGACGGTCCTGGCGCTCGTCGGGGTCCTCGGCGGGGTGGCCATGGTCCTGCGTGATCGCGACGGCATCGCGTTCACGGCGACGTCGGTGGCCGTCGTCGCGGTGACCGTGCTCATCTTCGGGTCGATGTACCCGTGGCTGATGCCGACCACGCTGGCCGACGGCGCGGGCCTGGACGTGTGGAACGCGGCGTCGAACCCGTACACGCTGAAGATCATGACGTGGGCGGCGTTGTTCATCACCCCGTTGGTCATCGCGTATCAGGCGTGGACGTACTGGGTGTTCCGGAAGCGGATCACCGCAGAGCCCGTCGCCGCCGAACCCGTCACCGCATGA